The following proteins are co-located in the Haliotis asinina isolate JCU_RB_2024 chromosome 13, JCU_Hal_asi_v2, whole genome shotgun sequence genome:
- the LOC137260155 gene encoding acetylcholinesterase-like: protein MARKELFLATVVSIICCVYVVHGQEVNTTEGRLRGTTLSVLGKNVDVFHGIPFAKPPVGNLRFKHPLPPDSWDPEILNATTEKPSCLQPRDIFSFPEDYRKTPGNISEDCLYLSLWRPSNISHASTLAVMVFIYGGGWGMGSNRLGLYNGQYLAGENDVILVTINYRLGPLGFGYLGPDTIPGNMGLMDQLMALKWVSDNIANFGGDVDRVTIFGESAGAVSVGLHLLSPLSRDLFKYGILESGSPVQNLGRHVYQDHSTARSYVRSFAALVGCNNNTDDDIFTCLQNVESEAITPAFVEGLKQGRAHAPVIDKHFLTDDPRTLMLTGQFKKTNILQGCNKDESTVLMLPLLTNFTRDGLTREKYLEVKKPYTRFSGPESKAEALRLFYEDMQDPLIPINYAKILNSIRDDLEFICRAVAFCSFYSEHNDTYMYSYNHRQSNSKYPIWIGATHTYELEMVFGLPLDTTLGFKQDEVDLSRSIMTYWTNFAKTGNPNEPVSLRSKWGVFKQPTAQYMTLDVGDLATRQRLHHQQCNFINNILPLVQDHSCHDKDTTPAPSPVCTNASQRSSYTRILHIMALMTGARLLWFLL from the exons ATGGCGCGAAAAGAGCTTTTTTTGGCAACAGTTGTGTCGATTATTTGCTGCGTCTACGTCGTTCATGGGCAAGAGGTGAacacaactgaaggcagattgAGAGGCACAACGCTGTCTGTTCTTGGGAAAAATGTGGACGTTTTCCACGGGATACCATTTGCTAAACCTCCAGTTGGAAACCTCCGCTTTAAACATCCACTTCCTCCTGATTCTTGGGATCCAGAGATCCTGAATGCCACTACTGAGAAACCTTCCTGCCTTCAACCCAGGGACATCTTCAGTTTCCCCGAGGACTACCGCAAGACTCCAGGCAACATCAGCGAGGACTGTCTTTACTTGAGTTTATGGAGGCCTTCGAACATCTCACACGCATCTACGCTGGCAGTCATGGTGTTCATATATGGCGGGGGATGGGGCATGGGATCTAATCGTCTTGGTTTATATAACGGGCAGTATCTCGCTGGTGAGAATGACGTGATCCTTGTGACCATCAACTACAGGCTTGGGCCCCTGGGTTTTGGATACTTGGGCCCAGATACAATACCCGGCAACATGGGTTTGATGGATCAGCTGATGGCCTTGAAATGGGTCAGTGATAACATAGCCAATTTTGGTGGTGACGTCGACAGGGTAACCATATTTGGAGAAAGTGCTGGCGCAGTGTCGGTAGGTCTGCACCTTTTGTCGCCTCTGTCCCGTGACCTGTTCAAATACGGAATACTGGAGAGTGGGTCCCCCGTTCAGAATCTGGGTCGCCATGTGTATCAAGACCACAGTACAGCGAGGTCATACGTCAGATCCTTCGCCGCCCTCGTCGGCTGCAATAACAACACGGACGATGATATCTTCACCTGTCTTCAGAATGTGGAGTCTGAAGCCATCACGCCCGCCTTTGTGGAAGGCCTGAAACAAGGAAGAGCTCACGCACCTGTCATAGACAAGCATTTCTTGACAGATGACCCCCGGACGTTGATGCTGACGGGTCAGTTCAAGAAGACGAACATATTACAGGGCTGCAATAAGGATGAGTCAACTGTCCTCATGTTACCTCTGCTGACAAACTTCACTCGAGACGGCCTGACCAGGGAAAAGTATCTCGAAGTCAAGAAGCCTTACACGCGATTCTCCGGTCCGGAATCTAAAGCCGAAGCCTTGAGATTATTTTATGAAGACATGCAGGATCCATTGATCCCTATCAACTATGCAAAGATCCTTAACAGCATCCGGGATGATCTGGAGTTCATTTGTAGAGCTGTCGCCTTCTGTTCGTTCTACTCGGAACACAATGATACCTACATGTACAGCTATAACCACCGCCAGTCCAACAGCAAATATCCCATCTGGATAGGAGCGACACATACGTATGAACTTGAGATGGTGTTCGGCCTCCCGCTTGACACGACACTGGGATTCAAACAGGATGAAGTGGACCTCAGCAGGAGTATCATGACCTACTGGACTAACTTCGCCAAAACAGG AAACCCCAATGAGCCCGTCTCATTGAGAAGCAAGTGGGGAGTGTTTAAACAACCAACGGCTCAGTACATGACCTTAGATGTTGGTGACCTAGCAACCAGACAACGTCTACACCACCAACAATGCAACTTCATCAACAATATATTACCTCTGGTACAAGACCACAGCTGCCATGATAAAG ACACTACACCAGCGCCGTCCCCCGTTTGCACAAACGCCAGTCAAAGATCTTCATATACACGTATACTTCATATCATGGCCCTTATGACTGGTGCACGTCTACTGTGGTTCCTCCTGTAG